TGCTGATAAAGAAGGGGTAAAAATTCTTGCCTATGATTGTTTTTTAGGTGAAAATTTTATAATATTAAAAGATGAAATAAAAGTATACCTATAAATAAAAAAATATTATATTAATATATATTTTATAATTTGCTCCCTAATTTTATAGTATAATTAATGTATAAATTTTGGAAAATTTTATTTGTTCAGGTTAAGGAGGTGTAGCTGCTTTATGAAGCAGTGTGTATATGAAATTTAAATATTGTCCTATGTGTGGAGGAGAGTTAGAAGAAAGATACAGCTGGGATGAAGGTGGAGTACCTTATTGTCCTAAAGATGATATAATGTATTTTGATACTCCAAGACCTTGTGTGATAGTTGCTGTAATAAAGGAAAATAAAATATTGTTATTAAAACAAAGTTATATATTTAAACATTCTAAAGTTTTATTGTCCGGATATGTTACAAATGGAGAAACAGTAGAAGAAACAGTACATAGAGAAGTATTTGAAGAAGCAGGGCTTAAGGTAAAGGATTTAAAATATTTAGGAAGTGAATATGTAAAAAATAACAATAAGGAAATAATAATGCTTACTTTTATGGCCAAGTATGATGGTGGAAATATAAAAAAATCCGCAGAAGTGGAATGGGTAAATTGGGGATATATAGAAGATGCATTGTGTGAAATGAAAGAGGATGAGATTGGAAAGAGAATAGTTAGAAAGGTTTTAAAAGAATTAGGTTATACTGGAGAAAAAGCCTATAGATGTGATAATAATAATTGTCACACAGATAGTTAAATACAAGGAGGGGGAAAACATGGCTAAATATATACCACAAGTAGATGGAATTGAAAGAAAGCATATGATTAGAGTACCTGAAGTTATTAGAGAGGCAAGTGGAATAAGAATATTTGGAAAAAGGCTAAAGTCTTTTTTATTTACTACGGATGTAGCTATTATAAAAAATACTGATGCAGATGCAGTTATTGCTGTATACCCGTTTACACCACAGCCGCTTATAACACATGCAATTATTTTGTCCGCAGATATACCTGTTTTTTGTGGGGTTGGAAGCGGAATTTCAACAGCCAAAAGAATTTTAAATTTAGCATTAGATGCAGAATTTAAAGGTGCCATGGGAGTTGTTGTAAATAGTCCTACATCTAATGAAGTCATAGAACAAATGAGAGATAGCATAGATATACCAATAATAGTAACTATAGTATCTGAATACGAGGATGTACAAAAGAGAATAGAAGCAGGAGCTACTATAATAAATGTATCTGGAGCTGAGAAAACTGCTAAAATAGTTAAAAAAGTTAGAAGTCAATATCCTAATTTCCCAATAATAGCTACAGGAGGA
The genomic region above belongs to Clostridium sp. AWRP and contains:
- a CDS encoding NUDIX domain-containing protein; the protein is MKFKYCPMCGGELEERYSWDEGGVPYCPKDDIMYFDTPRPCVIVAVIKENKILLLKQSYIFKHSKVLLSGYVTNGETVEETVHREVFEEAGLKVKDLKYLGSEYVKNNNKEIIMLTFMAKYDGGNIKKSAEVEWVNWGYIEDALCEMKEDEIGKRIVRKVLKELGYTGEKAYRCDNNNCHTDS
- a CDS encoding hydrolase, which gives rise to MAKYIPQVDGIERKHMIRVPEVIREASGIRIFGKRLKSFLFTTDVAIIKNTDADAVIAVYPFTPQPLITHAIILSADIPVFCGVGSGISTAKRILNLALDAEFKGAMGVVVNSPTSNEVIEQMRDSIDIPIIVTIVSEYEDVQKRIEAGATIINVSGAEKTAKIVKKVRSQYPNFPIIATGGPTEENIRETILAGANAIAFTPPTSGEILRKIMNEHRKKYKNGRPE